CAGGGTGATCGGCGACATGACGGCCATGGCGATGAGCGACTGCACGCCGCCGGACGATCCGCGTCCGAACGGGCTCGCCTCGGGCGCCGGCGCCCTGCCGGGGAGGAAGCTGCCGGCGAACGCGCCTGCGCCCGCCGACACCGCGCCGAGGCCGAGAGCCGCGCCCAGGCTCGCCGGGAGCAGATCGATCCGACCCGCGAGCACGCAGCTCGCGATGCACAGCACGACCGTCAGCGGCACCGCGACGACGCCGAAGGCGAGCAGGCGCCCGAAGCGATCGGCCGTGCCGCGCACGCCGGAGAGGATGTGCAGGGCGACGGCATCGTTGTCGTAGGCGATCGACATCTGCACGATCGTGCCGGCGAGGAGCGCGTTGATCGCCGGCACGAGCACCACACCCGACACGAATCCCACTGCGTCATCGCTCACGCGGTTCATGACGATGACGCCGACGAGGATCGCGGGCAGGAAGAGCATCATGACGATGTTGATCACCTGACGCGGGTCGCGGCGGAAGTAGCGCAGCGAGCGGGCTCCGATCGCGCCGACCGGGTTCGCCGGGAGCATCCGGTCGACGATGCCGCCCGAACGGACCCGTCCACCGCCGCTGCTCTGGATCGGCGCGACGAGGCGAGCGGCCAGCAGCGCCCGCGCGGCGAACCACAGCGCGACGACGGTCGCGAGGGCGATCAGCAGCCGCGCGCCGGCCCACCCCAGCTCGCCCTCGACGAGCGCGGCGGGCACCCCGAAGACGGCCGCCAGCGGCGTCCAGGCGAGCACCTCCGCCACACCGCCGAAGACCGCGCCGATGTCTCCGACCCGACGGAGTGCGCTGAGCACCAGATTGATGATGAGGCCGGAGCACGCCGCAAGCAGCACGCCGATCGTCATCACGAGGTCGCGCGCCCGGCGTCTGGCCAGCCATCCCGCGAGGACCCCGCTGATCACTCGGGCACCGAGCACGCACAGCGCGAGAGCGAGCGGGAGGGTCAGCAGCGCGGCGATGACGGCGAAGCCGTTCACCGACCAGCCGACCAGCATGAGCAGCAGCCCGAGTGCCGTCCCGATGCCGCCGATCGTCGTCGTGCCCGCGACCACGAGGCCTGGAAGCAGCGTCTTCGCCGTGACGGGCAGCAGGGCGAACCGCTCCGGCGCCAGCGAATCGTCGCCGCTCACGAGCAGCGAGCCCACCCACCAGCCGGCGACGATGACGGCGCCCGCGAGCACCATGACCGTCACGGCGCTGCCCGGAGCCGCGAGGCGCAGCGCCAGGAGGCCGGCCGCGAGCAGCGCCAGGAAGCCGAGAGCCATGAGCCCCGTGATGACGAGCGTGACGATCATCCACGGGTTGCGGGCGAGCTGGTGGCCGAGCTGGCGCCAGCGCAGCCCTACGAGGAGCGCAACCATGCCAGCGTCTCCGCTCCGAGCTCGTGGGCGCCGACCAGCGACAGGAAGCGCTGCTGCAGCGACATCCCCGCGCGCACCTCGTCGAGGCTGCCGTTCGCCAGCAACCGGCCTTCGGCGACGATCGCCACCCGGTCGCACATCGACTCCACGAGCTCCATCACGTGGCTGGACAGCACGACCGTCCCGCCGCCGTTGACGAAGGCGCGCAGGATCTGGCGGATCGTCTCGCCCGACACGGGATCGACGGCCTCGAGCGGCTCGTCGAGGATGAGCAGCCGCGGCGCGTGGATGAGCGCGCACGCCAAACCGATCTTCTTGCGCATTCCGGCGGAGTAATCCACGACGAGCGTGCTCCCCGCATCCGCGAGGCCGAGGGCGTCGAGCAGCTCGCCCGCGCGAGAGACGACGTCGGCCTCGGGCATGCCGCGCAGGAGTCCGCTGTAGCGCAGCAGCTCGGCGCCCGTGAGGCGGTCGAGCATGCGGATGCCGTCTGGCAGCACGCCCATCCTGGCCTTGGCCTCCGCGGGGTTCTGCCAGACGTCGACACCGAGCACCCACGCGGTTCCCGCGTCGGGGCGCAGCAGCCCGGTCGTCATCGAGAGCGTCGTCGTCTTGCCCGCTCCGTTCGGGCCGAGGAGCCCGAGCATGGTGCCGGACGGGACGTCGAGCGAGAGATCGTCGACGGCGATCTTCCGTCCGAACTGCTTGCGCAGGCCGCGGAGGGCGAGCACGGGAGGGGCCGCTGTGGGGTCGGTCATGCCCCCATCCCATCACGACGACGGATGCCGCGGCATCCGTCGCGCGGGGGATATCGTGACGCGGCTCAGCGGTCGAGCGCGGCGAACCGCTCGATGTCGCTGTTGGTGCCCGACACGATGATCAGGTCGTGGTTCGTGACCACGGTGGTCGCCTCGGCGTAGCGGAACGGCTTGCCGGGGCTCTTCACGCCGACCACGGTCACCTTGTACTTCGAGCGCACGCCGGACTCGTTCAGGCCGATGCCGCGGATGAACTTCGGCGGGTACATCTTCGCCAGCACGAAGTCGTCGTCGAAGCGGATGAAGTCGAGCATCCGTCCCGAGACGAGGTGGGCGACGCGCTCGCCGGCCTCGCGCTCGGGGTAGATGACGTGGTTCGCGCCGACCCTGGCGAGGATCTTGCCGTGCGACTGCGACACGGCCTTGGCCCAGATCTGCGGAACCTTGAGGTCGACCAGGTTGGCCGTGATCAGCACCGACGCCTCGATCGACGAGCCGACGGCGACGACGGCGACCTGGAAGTCCTGCGCGCCGATCTGCTGCAGCGCCTCGATGTTCTTGGCGTCGGCCTGCACGGTGTGGGTGACCCGGTCCGACCACTTCTGCACGAGCTCGAGGTTCTCGTCGATGGCGAGCACCTCGCGGTCGAGACGGTCGAGCTCACCGGCGCACGCGGCGCCGAACCGGCCGAGACCGATGACGAGAACGGGAGCGTCGCCCCGGAGGACTTCAACCAACGATGGGCCTTTCCACGGGCAGTGAGT
This Microbacterium sp. XT11 DNA region includes the following protein-coding sequences:
- a CDS encoding ABC transporter ATP-binding protein, whose amino-acid sequence is MTDPTAAPPVLALRGLRKQFGRKIAVDDLSLDVPSGTMLGLLGPNGAGKTTTLSMTTGLLRPDAGTAWVLGVDVWQNPAEAKARMGVLPDGIRMLDRLTGAELLRYSGLLRGMPEADVVSRAGELLDALGLADAGSTLVVDYSAGMRKKIGLACALIHAPRLLILDEPLEAVDPVSGETIRQILRAFVNGGGTVVLSSHVMELVESMCDRVAIVAEGRLLANGSLDEVRAGMSLQQRFLSLVGAHELGAETLAWLRSS
- a CDS encoding potassium channel family protein, whose amino-acid sequence is MVEVLRGDAPVLVIGLGRFGAACAGELDRLDREVLAIDENLELVQKWSDRVTHTVQADAKNIEALQQIGAQDFQVAVVAVGSSIEASVLITANLVDLKVPQIWAKAVSQSHGKILARVGANHVIYPEREAGERVAHLVSGRMLDFIRFDDDFVLAKMYPPKFIRGIGLNESGVRSKYKVTVVGVKSPGKPFRYAEATTVVTNHDLIIVSGTNSDIERFAALDR